The proteins below come from a single Natranaerofaba carboxydovora genomic window:
- a CDS encoding copper amine oxidase N-terminal domain-containing protein, which produces MKKVLCIIAAVFLLSSLFVAPVMGAEVESEGETETLGTLELTNVVGEEDGNQYTVEAPATIKVTEDLPEDSLFAYAEIFEVDSIEDASVAEDEEPLEWDDAEYELQGELTSEKPSIQEYPEQFNQVSGSITLSEPGAYMISTTHWVEPGANFLVEVQGEEPEEADEEVDEDVDEDVEKEDTFEGYDVAQIEVDGESVEGDVPAVNLEGRTMVPLRFVSEAMGADVDWDEETETAIVSTEGEASSSAVGIEAGDHGTFEGHSVIQVEVDGEIVEGDVPAINLAERTMVPLRFVSEAMGEEVDWDDETNTAIVTTLEEEEADREEESEPTDESEESDDVV; this is translated from the coding sequence ATGAAAAAAGTTTTATGTATCATTGCAGCAGTTTTTCTTTTAAGCTCGCTTTTTGTGGCACCAGTTATGGGCGCAGAAGTTGAAAGTGAGGGGGAGACAGAAACATTAGGAACACTTGAATTGACAAATGTAGTTGGCGAAGAAGATGGTAACCAGTACACAGTTGAAGCACCGGCTACTATCAAAGTAACAGAAGATCTTCCTGAAGATTCACTTTTTGCTTATGCTGAGATTTTTGAAGTTGATTCTATCGAGGATGCAAGTGTTGCTGAAGATGAAGAACCTTTGGAATGGGATGATGCAGAATACGAATTACAAGGAGAGTTAACCAGTGAGAAACCTTCTATCCAAGAATATCCAGAGCAGTTTAACCAAGTAAGTGGTTCAATAACCCTTTCTGAGCCAGGGGCTTATATGATATCAACTACACATTGGGTTGAGCCTGGTGCTAACTTCTTAGTAGAAGTGCAGGGGGAAGAACCAGAAGAAGCTGATGAAGAAGTGGACGAAGACGTTGATGAAGATGTAGAAAAAGAAGATACTTTTGAAGGCTATGATGTAGCGCAAATAGAAGTTGATGGCGAGAGTGTTGAAGGAGATGTACCAGCGGTGAATTTAGAAGGTAGAACAATGGTGCCGCTTAGATTTGTAAGTGAAGCTATGGGAGCAGATGTAGATTGGGATGAAGAGACAGAAACAGCTATTGTATCAACTGAAGGAGAAGCTTCTAGTTCTGCTGTTGGAATAGAAGCCGGAGATCATGGAACTTTTGAGGGGCATTCTGTAATTCAGGTAGAAGTTGATGGTGAAATTGTCGAAGGTGATGTTCCAGCAATTAATTTAGCAGAAAGAACCATGGTACCTCTTAGGTTTGTCAGTGAAGCTATGGGAGAAGAGGTTGACTGGGATGATGAAACAAATACTGCGATCGTTACTACATTGGAGGAAGAGGAAGCTGACAGAGAAGAAGAATCTGAGCCTACAGATGAATCTGAAGAAAGCGACGATGTAGTATAA
- a CDS encoding protein kinase domain-containing protein, with protein MSNLFDFVKDIDEGLYNHCVDAEKKAKTSPTDAASNLRRAMEYFLKWFFDYNNLSRKKDDGYEKSNNDMIREAKNRRLLLGWQSDYLHKVKNLGNKYTHTDGPEDTSKKSPLGKAHPDEVIDHLLLFHRVLNSYFIFKKIMKKKIRIYDPDCKKDREDFADKVMIEDYIPIENLDVKKYEEGCEKKYYCKIEEVELETISYYVIRQFRRPLEYTQKDIEFITRDLKAIRRSWDEEMANVVKNHNISTEKDNVLFFTCYELGDEDVNLTEINLPSLTIKERLDMILDVAKGLHELHNADEPIYHRALSPSSIYVRKKKSGARIAKIGNFEYAKLVNVSGATMKTKVINRSVDMFQPGEIKSGGDDIDWSKVDIYSFGMLIIYLFIFSKANAETNVFDALKKFDLSEEFLGIVDSMINKTSSKRPGIEDVLDVIQKEVKEYAKA; from the coding sequence ATGTCTAACCTGTTTGATTTTGTTAAGGATATTGATGAAGGATTATACAATCACTGCGTAGATGCAGAGAAGAAAGCTAAGACAAGCCCTACTGATGCAGCTAGTAATTTGAGAAGGGCAATGGAGTATTTTCTGAAATGGTTTTTTGATTATAATAATCTTTCTAGAAAAAAAGATGACGGTTATGAAAAGTCAAACAACGATATGATCAGAGAGGCAAAAAACAGACGCCTTTTGCTTGGCTGGCAGTCAGATTACTTACATAAGGTCAAAAACCTGGGAAATAAATATACCCACACAGATGGACCAGAAGATACTTCAAAGAAATCTCCTTTGGGAAAAGCTCATCCCGATGAAGTTATAGACCATCTACTTTTATTTCACCGTGTACTTAACAGCTATTTTATATTTAAAAAAATAATGAAGAAAAAAATCAGGATTTATGATCCTGATTGTAAGAAAGATAGGGAAGACTTTGCAGACAAGGTGATGATTGAGGATTATATCCCTATCGAAAATTTAGATGTCAAAAAATATGAAGAAGGTTGTGAGAAAAAGTATTATTGCAAGATAGAGGAAGTAGAGCTTGAAACCATCTCTTATTATGTTATTAGGCAGTTTAGAAGACCCCTAGAATATACTCAAAAAGACATTGAGTTTATCACCCGGGATCTAAAAGCTATTAGGCGAAGCTGGGATGAGGAAATGGCTAATGTGGTCAAAAACCATAATATTTCGACAGAAAAGGATAATGTGCTGTTTTTTACCTGTTATGAACTAGGGGACGAGGATGTTAATCTGACAGAGATAAATTTACCATCTCTAACTATAAAAGAACGCCTTGATATGATACTTGATGTTGCTAAGGGATTGCATGAGCTTCATAACGCTGATGAGCCAATATACCACCGTGCCCTAAGCCCATCAAGTATCTATGTAAGAAAGAAAAAAAGCGGTGCTCGTATTGCCAAGATCGGAAACTTCGAATATGCAAAACTGGTTAATGTAAGTGGTGCTACCATGAAAACAAAAGTCATAAATAGAAGCGTCGATATGTTTCAACCAGGAGAGATCAAATCAGGTGGAGATGATATAGATTGGAGTAAGGTAGATATTTATTCTTTTGGGATGCTAATAATTTATTTATTTATTTTTAGCAAGGCAAATGCAGAAACAAATGTTTTTGATGCGTTAAAAAAGTTTGACCTATCCGAGGAGTTTTTGGGTATTGTAGACAGTATGATAAACAAAACTTCTTCGAAACGCCCGGGTATAGAAGACGTGCTAGATGTGATCCAAAAAGAGGTGAAAGAGTATGCAAAAGCTTAG
- a CDS encoding O-antigen ligase family protein, with amino-acid sequence MTSKNKKKNNKDKKIKETEIKPSIMRYVVIVLVAITLIHGLFYRGLFFDGEMLLTQAAVFFIFLLFVIHRLMSGETGFLSTPLDYVLLLFSLIYGVSIIVAVVPREAVLEFMAVATYFAVFLMVSRLSNIGFDRWFLYALIIGASVMTVISLGTGFGSFDYPGAVSGSRIFGTLQYPNTTAALLTAAFFVTLSRMQLEKKIWLQGLMGSASFIILITFVFTMSRAAWMLFPIVVIIYWAMNIRRFVSVFVYTAIPGIMFLVVSMPVWTAVQENQNTGWIYIIIGLVGAFGLTYLATYFFNRIKQLEKRSVQYGLAGFLVVVMLASTIFAALNYDRTLEMMPDAISGRIERIDFEETGFTTRIELMQVAWDITTDRPILGAGGGGWESLYFQYMDRDYTTTEVHSHLFQVGVETGIPGMLIFSTIWIALLYQMIMVLKHKKSESEEYIKATGVFVAAIALGGHSIVDFNLSLGAVAIYLWALFGLLNHYYLDSTGSETVESFDVSPSVSFRLNKLFPYVSMAAAFGLVIYSLVVYNGFSAGRTAHAFLQQGDAQRALSSLNNATSNDHLNADHYMNLAELYKNIYEQNQEGRYIPMAIDNAERALELKPYHPTNLADHGSFMLSVGKIEEGLDSLKKSNEYYIHNYNSFLRYSNGLIFAAEHYMFNEDPNESTEKAHSKLQKAIDLRDEFLDYHSEDRTFDLNVFKAYVLMEDFEGAESFMNESELPEDNEERYVFEAITYKGLGDLERAEEVFDRVEDEDERKGIIESYESYISMLGLEDN; translated from the coding sequence TTGACTTCAAAGAACAAAAAGAAGAATAATAAAGATAAAAAAATAAAAGAAACAGAAATCAAACCTTCTATAATGAGATATGTTGTTATAGTTTTGGTTGCTATAACATTGATACACGGTCTTTTTTATAGAGGGCTATTCTTTGATGGGGAGATGCTTTTGACCCAGGCGGCAGTGTTTTTTATCTTTTTGCTTTTTGTTATTCATAGGCTGATGTCTGGTGAGACAGGATTTTTGTCAACTCCTTTGGATTATGTTTTGCTTTTGTTTAGTTTGATATATGGGGTTAGTATAATAGTTGCGGTTGTACCAAGAGAAGCTGTGCTGGAATTTATGGCTGTGGCTACTTATTTTGCGGTATTTTTGATGGTGTCAAGGCTGTCTAATATTGGCTTTGACAGGTGGTTTTTGTATGCTTTGATTATTGGTGCTAGTGTAATGACAGTTATCAGTCTTGGTACAGGGTTTGGTTCATTTGATTATCCTGGTGCTGTGAGTGGAAGTAGGATATTTGGAACTTTGCAGTATCCAAATACTACTGCGGCACTTCTTACTGCAGCCTTTTTTGTCACCCTGTCAAGGATGCAGCTTGAGAAGAAGATCTGGCTTCAGGGTCTTATGGGAAGTGCCTCCTTTATAATCCTAATAACTTTTGTCTTTACCATGTCAAGGGCTGCCTGGATGTTATTTCCTATAGTAGTGATAATCTACTGGGCTATGAATATAAGACGCTTTGTCAGCGTTTTTGTCTATACTGCAATACCAGGGATTATGTTTTTGGTTGTGTCGATGCCTGTATGGACAGCGGTGCAGGAGAACCAGAATACCGGTTGGATATATATAATAATTGGACTTGTCGGTGCCTTTGGCCTGACTTATCTTGCTACTTATTTCTTTAACAGGATCAAACAGCTAGAGAAAAGAAGTGTTCAGTACGGTCTTGCCGGGTTTTTGGTTGTGGTGATGCTTGCTAGTACTATCTTTGCGGCGCTAAATTATGATAGGACTCTCGAGATGATGCCGGATGCCATCTCTGGTAGGATTGAGAGAATAGATTTTGAAGAGACAGGCTTTACCACAAGGATAGAGTTAATGCAGGTTGCCTGGGATATAACTACTGATAGACCTATCCTTGGTGCAGGAGGTGGCGGCTGGGAGAGTTTGTACTTTCAGTATATGGACAGGGATTATACTACTACAGAAGTCCACAGTCACCTGTTTCAAGTTGGAGTTGAGACGGGTATACCGGGGATGTTGATCTTTAGTACTATATGGATAGCACTACTCTATCAGATGATAATGGTGCTAAAGCACAAAAAAAGCGAGAGTGAAGAATATATAAAGGCAACAGGGGTGTTTGTTGCTGCTATAGCCCTTGGAGGGCACAGTATAGTAGACTTCAACCTGTCTCTTGGTGCTGTAGCGATATATCTATGGGCTTTGTTTGGTTTATTGAATCATTATTACTTAGATTCTACTGGAAGTGAAACTGTTGAGAGCTTTGACGTTAGCCCTTCGGTTTCCTTTAGGTTAAATAAATTGTTCCCTTATGTTTCTATGGCAGCAGCTTTTGGGCTCGTGATATATTCTCTGGTTGTCTATAACGGATTTAGTGCAGGAAGAACTGCTCATGCATTTCTTCAACAAGGGGATGCTCAAAGGGCTTTAAGCAGTTTGAATAATGCAACTAGTAATGATCATTTGAATGCTGATCATTACATGAATCTTGCTGAGTTATATAAGAATATTTATGAGCAAAATCAAGAAGGAAGATATATCCCTATGGCTATAGATAACGCAGAGAGAGCATTAGAGCTAAAGCCCTACCATCCGACAAACCTAGCAGATCATGGAAGTTTTATGTTAAGTGTAGGTAAAATAGAAGAAGGCCTTGATTCTCTTAAGAAGTCAAATGAATATTATATCCATAATTATAACAGCTTTTTACGTTATTCTAATGGGTTGATATTTGCGGCTGAACATTATATGTTTAATGAAGATCCAAATGAAAGTACTGAAAAAGCCCATTCTAAGCTACAAAAAGCAATCGATCTTAGAGATGAGTTTTTGGATTATCATTCAGAAGATAGAACCTTTGACTTGAATGTATTTAAAGCTTATGTTTTGATGGAAGATTTTGAAGGAGCAGAGAGTTTTATGAATGAAAGTGAACTGCCAGAAGATAATGAAGAGAGGTATGTTTTTGAGGCGATTACTTATAAGGGGTTAGGAGATCTAGAAAGGGCCGAAGAAGTATTTGATAGGGTTGAAGATGAAGATGAAAGAAAGGGCATAATAGAAAGTTATGAAAGTTATATTTCGATGCTTGGACTAGAGGATAATTGA
- a CDS encoding polysaccharide biosynthesis protein, translating into MTKGYIKKGLQVLVDIYLFNMAFILALLIRFEGYVPRSWIDLYLENFIWLTAVFIITCFIFRLYNRLWSYSSIHDLIVLFTAITIGVASTFGLSAIIGAVLPRSIYFIAWFLCLLLLGGFRLGFRVLKLYNMPALLSSNKGRSKNISANKKNAKNALILGAGDAGSISLKELSRHQDEVPINVVGFLDDAPAKQNCWINGVKVLGKISDLEKVCNKHGVEEVIIAMPNAPRTIVRDIIRTCSDNNIKAKILPPVHHLISGRVTVSSMREVNIEDLLRREPVDLNIDEISGYIKGKIIMVTGAGGSIGSELVRQIIEFDPEKLILIDHSENSLFDIQRELETHQHKDKLLTMIADIQDKARINSIFENLKPQVVFHAAAHKHVPLMENNPEEAVKNNIFGTQNVAEAADTYKAERFVLISTDKAVNPKSAMGATKRAAEIIVQSLATRSDTSFCAVRFGNVLGSRSSVVPLFQEQIKKGGPVTITHPDMTRYFMTIPEACQLVIEAGSMGKKGEIFILDMGEPIKILDLAKDLIKLSGYEPEVDIPITVTGIREGEKIHEELLTNREEVTNTTHERIYITDNDTLDLKDIKQELKELGEITSYDLSFLAKKLENWIDSHEIRSN; encoded by the coding sequence ACTGCAGTTTTTATTATAACCTGTTTTATCTTCAGGCTATACAACCGTCTATGGTCATACTCTAGCATTCATGACCTAATAGTATTATTTACGGCAATCACCATTGGTGTTGCCTCCACTTTTGGACTTTCTGCAATTATCGGAGCAGTACTTCCAAGAAGTATTTATTTTATCGCCTGGTTTCTCTGCCTTCTTCTGCTTGGTGGATTTAGACTTGGATTTAGAGTATTAAAGCTCTACAATATGCCAGCCTTACTAAGCAGTAATAAGGGCAGAAGCAAAAATATCTCTGCTAATAAAAAAAATGCCAAAAACGCTCTTATCCTTGGAGCTGGCGATGCAGGAAGTATCTCACTAAAAGAACTAAGCCGTCATCAAGATGAAGTCCCTATAAATGTAGTAGGTTTTTTAGATGATGCACCTGCCAAGCAAAACTGCTGGATAAACGGGGTAAAAGTCCTTGGAAAAATCTCAGACCTAGAAAAAGTCTGCAATAAGCACGGGGTAGAAGAAGTAATAATAGCAATGCCAAACGCCCCAAGAACCATAGTAAGGGACATAATCCGTACCTGCAGTGACAATAATATTAAAGCCAAAATCCTTCCCCCGGTACACCACCTGATATCAGGAAGGGTAACTGTCAGCAGTATGAGAGAGGTAAACATTGAAGACCTCCTAAGAAGAGAACCGGTAGATCTGAATATAGATGAAATATCAGGATATATTAAGGGCAAGATCATCATGGTCACCGGAGCAGGAGGCTCCATAGGATCAGAACTAGTAAGACAGATTATTGAATTTGACCCAGAGAAATTAATATTAATTGATCACTCAGAAAATAGTCTCTTTGATATTCAAAGAGAGCTAGAAACACATCAACATAAGGACAAGCTACTAACAATGATTGCAGATATTCAGGACAAAGCAAGAATAAACTCGATTTTTGAAAATCTAAAACCTCAGGTTGTATTTCACGCGGCAGCACATAAACATGTACCTTTGATGGAGAATAACCCAGAAGAAGCTGTGAAAAACAATATCTTTGGCACCCAAAACGTAGCAGAAGCAGCAGATACATACAAGGCAGAAAGGTTTGTCCTAATCTCAACAGACAAGGCAGTAAACCCAAAAAGCGCCATGGGCGCAACAAAAAGAGCAGCAGAAATAATAGTCCAGAGCCTAGCAACCCGCTCAGATACATCTTTTTGTGCTGTAAGGTTTGGTAATGTTCTTGGAAGTAGGAGCAGTGTAGTCCCACTCTTTCAGGAACAGATAAAAAAAGGCGGGCCAGTAACGATTACTCATCCAGATATGACAAGGTATTTCATGACCATTCCAGAAGCCTGCCAGCTGGTTATAGAAGCAGGTAGTATGGGCAAAAAAGGAGAAATATTTATCCTTGATATGGGTGAACCGATAAAAATCCTAGACCTTGCCAAAGACTTAATAAAACTCTCAGGCTATGAACCAGAAGTAGACATACCAATCACCGTTACGGGAATAAGAGAAGGAGAAAAGATCCACGAAGAACTATTGACAAACAGAGAAGAAGTAACAAACACAACTCACGAAAGAATATATATCACAGATAACGACACTCTAGACCTTAAAGATATTAAACAAGAACTTAAAGAATTAGGCGAAATCACTTCTTATGATCTTAGTTTTCTTGCCAAAAAGTTAGAAAACTGGATTGACTCTCACGAGATAAGAAGTAACTAA
- a CDS encoding serine/threonine-protein kinase, whose amino-acid sequence MQKLSYNKSHNYTITKTIYETQDGESKFFEAFDEEEKRKVGIKSLDVPKKDLQNAKTEAQMLNYFANKTTSIPALYSTYYDEKNERFYLIMQLIEEGRTLEQLLKGKLPLRQGLQIMINLCDSLSILHQKKYQHRDLKPANIMVQKNNQVYLIDFNLSTRVPFAGEGTDFYRAPEQSEYVFGIGQDRADIFSVGVLLYEIATGEVPAPGKHYQVDFDDQREWKVFYPPKDINNKIPGQVSELIEKCMKLNPEERPKDANQLKRELIKVIKGVK is encoded by the coding sequence ATGCAAAAGCTTAGCTATAATAAGTCTCATAACTATACAATAACTAAGACCATTTATGAAACTCAAGATGGTGAGTCAAAGTTTTTTGAAGCATTTGATGAAGAAGAAAAAAGAAAAGTAGGGATAAAATCTTTGGATGTTCCCAAAAAAGACCTTCAAAATGCCAAAACAGAAGCCCAGATGCTAAATTATTTTGCTAATAAGACTACCAGTATCCCTGCTCTCTATAGCACGTATTATGATGAAAAAAATGAACGTTTTTATTTAATAATGCAGCTTATCGAAGAAGGTCGTACTTTAGAGCAGTTACTGAAAGGGAAACTGCCGTTAAGGCAGGGACTTCAGATAATGATAAATTTATGTGATAGTTTGTCTATTTTGCATCAAAAGAAATACCAGCACAGGGATCTAAAACCAGCGAATATAATGGTGCAAAAAAACAATCAAGTCTATTTAATTGACTTCAACTTATCTACAAGAGTACCTTTTGCCGGGGAGGGTACAGACTTTTATAGGGCACCTGAGCAAAGTGAATATGTATTTGGTATAGGTCAGGACAGGGCAGATATATTCTCGGTGGGTGTCCTGTTGTATGAGATAGCTACGGGTGAGGTTCCTGCTCCCGGAAAACATTATCAAGTTGATTTTGATGATCAAAGGGAATGGAAGGTTTTTTATCCTCCAAAGGATATAAATAATAAAATCCCGGGGCAGGTGAGTGAGCTGATAGAAAAGTGTATGAAACTTAATCCAGAAGAGAGGCCAAAGGATGCCAATCAACTTAAAAGAGAGTTGATAAAGGTCATTAAGGGGGTTAAGTAG
- a CDS encoding AAA domain-containing protein, whose amino-acid sequence MSEMKAPIYLYEDEGTYEIDSPLPLVCTNAFFNQCADFSIDSEVLINQLVEQKVFLINYAPKSKEFFNILTEKVILVCALEEEGNFTITSVQEKTVGKQNHFIKHALKIRTNHGAVLWHGQRSSWGTVRPETARRKFQPFVSGLVERINDLKTPGKEETNDLEEEYTVSNKLDELLTMAEYYVTAEDEIQKVAAQSGPQISYYQFSAVDDYARVEKLAYKFLVNDFDQNLYKKGARVVIHLDGDEEVSGVIMDIDTDQEPYSIVILFDEKFQVNKMLPQGIISLEYNAVQRMVREEVIEGIRNGTTPSTYIDPVIGRGEFRGFSDKKLDHIIDRLKNSTKPPNESQLEAIKKGVETEDALLVLGPPGTGKTTVILEWVKYFVLEEELRVLVSSQNNKAVDNVLEKLVDEDKIDTIRIGSEEKIQSNITPLMYENRAYELQKNIINANEVYMKKVQEKREELTKFFDKLSELEPIAKEVQTLHDDLVKRYDSLYKDYIEPLKDYKDQDQKQKNKIQDLRGEIDKLKEKINKHLNSPAWKKVFTWIMYMINKRSLNSASKKYRELHDENEMIIKEYQNLIDSMEEFRKDKIEPVKNRWYQESDKWDDAVLEVEDFEYRDLGDNILELSPRSIDKEKALDELTKLKKSCDKQYRKVRIVEKALNRWRGFLDNKKNYALSKVLLESVDLIGATCIGINSQQRFQNLDFDVAIIDEAGQIQIHNAIVPMSRAEKVIMLGDHLQIPPIADEAVIERCKDAGIDTDFLTKSLFEYLYEDFSADNKILLDTQYRMPDVIAELLSEWFYEGKYRSFKNKIDVKTPFPNLFNNPFVLIDTSTAKNRYETRVLEQGYYNDYEANLVVEVLKQILSEAGEADDEDESYRKPLNDVGVITPYKKQVQHIRDMVIEAIPGISKKEVVDLVASLDSFQGQERSVIIYSCTRSSKKPPHVPRIGFLKELRRLNVALSRCQEQLVFIGDLEFLSTCEYFEKDDFEQPLVDEYGRPLPGTSEKEFSQFINLMLSYAEQGKAQRINSKDL is encoded by the coding sequence ATGAGCGAGATGAAAGCACCTATCTATTTGTATGAAGATGAGGGAACTTATGAGATTGATAGTCCACTGCCCCTTGTTTGTACTAATGCTTTTTTTAATCAATGTGCTGATTTTTCCATTGATTCAGAGGTTTTGATTAATCAACTAGTAGAACAAAAAGTCTTTTTGATAAATTATGCTCCAAAGAGTAAAGAGTTTTTTAATATTTTAACAGAGAAGGTAATACTGGTCTGTGCTTTAGAAGAGGAAGGGAATTTCACCATAACCAGTGTACAGGAGAAAACCGTAGGTAAACAAAATCATTTTATTAAGCATGCCTTAAAAATACGTACTAATCATGGAGCTGTGTTATGGCACGGGCAGAGAAGTAGCTGGGGAACTGTTAGGCCAGAAACTGCCAGAAGAAAATTTCAGCCTTTTGTCTCTGGTTTGGTTGAGAGGATAAATGATCTAAAGACCCCTGGAAAAGAAGAAACAAATGATTTAGAAGAAGAGTACACAGTTAGCAACAAACTAGATGAGTTATTGACAATGGCTGAATATTATGTAACTGCAGAAGATGAGATCCAAAAAGTTGCTGCCCAGTCTGGCCCACAGATTAGCTATTATCAATTCAGTGCTGTGGATGATTATGCCCGGGTAGAAAAATTAGCTTATAAATTTTTAGTTAATGATTTTGACCAGAATTTGTACAAAAAAGGTGCACGGGTGGTTATACATTTGGACGGGGACGAAGAAGTATCTGGTGTGATCATGGATATAGACACAGATCAGGAGCCTTATAGTATAGTTATCCTCTTTGATGAAAAATTCCAGGTCAACAAAATGCTTCCTCAGGGAATTATTTCCTTAGAGTATAATGCTGTACAGCGAATGGTGCGCGAAGAGGTTATAGAAGGGATAAGAAATGGGACAACTCCCTCTACATATATTGACCCTGTAATCGGCAGGGGTGAGTTTCGAGGATTTTCTGACAAGAAACTTGATCATATCATAGATAGACTAAAAAATAGCACCAAACCTCCTAATGAAAGCCAATTAGAGGCTATAAAGAAGGGTGTCGAAACAGAGGATGCTCTTTTGGTGCTTGGGCCTCCTGGGACGGGTAAGACAACAGTTATATTAGAATGGGTGAAGTATTTTGTATTAGAAGAAGAATTGCGTGTTTTGGTCTCTTCTCAAAATAATAAAGCGGTTGATAATGTGTTAGAAAAATTAGTAGATGAAGATAAAATTGATACTATTAGAATAGGCAGTGAAGAAAAGATCCAGTCGAATATAACTCCATTGATGTATGAAAACCGTGCCTATGAACTGCAAAAAAATATAATCAATGCTAATGAAGTATATATGAAAAAAGTTCAAGAGAAAAGAGAAGAGCTTACAAAATTCTTTGATAAGCTAAGTGAATTAGAACCAATTGCTAAAGAAGTACAAACCCTGCATGATGATCTGGTTAAAAGATATGATAGCTTATATAAAGATTATATTGAGCCTTTAAAAGATTATAAAGATCAAGATCAAAAACAAAAGAATAAAATTCAAGACCTAAGAGGTGAGATAGACAAGCTAAAAGAGAAGATAAATAAACATCTTAATAGTCCGGCCTGGAAAAAGGTATTTACCTGGATTATGTATATGATTAATAAACGGTCGTTAAATAGCGCTTCTAAAAAATACAGGGAATTGCACGACGAAAATGAGATGATTATAAAGGAATATCAAAACTTAATTGACTCTATGGAGGAATTTAGAAAGGATAAAATTGAGCCAGTAAAAAACAGGTGGTATCAGGAATCTGATAAATGGGATGATGCAGTTTTGGAGGTAGAAGATTTTGAATATAGAGATTTGGGGGATAATATCCTGGAGTTAAGCCCTAGAAGTATTGATAAGGAGAAAGCCTTGGATGAATTAACAAAACTCAAAAAAAGCTGTGATAAACAATACAGAAAAGTAAGGATTGTAGAAAAGGCTCTTAATCGCTGGCGTGGTTTTTTGGATAATAAGAAAAACTATGCCCTATCAAAAGTTTTATTAGAATCAGTTGATTTGATTGGGGCAACATGTATAGGGATTAACAGTCAACAGCGTTTTCAAAATCTTGATTTTGATGTAGCGATTATTGATGAGGCAGGGCAAATTCAGATACATAATGCCATAGTCCCAATGAGTAGAGCAGAGAAAGTGATAATGCTTGGAGATCACCTTCAAATACCGCCAATTGCTGATGAAGCAGTGATAGAACGGTGCAAAGATGCAGGCATAGATACTGATTTTTTAACAAAGAGTTTGTTTGAATATCTATATGAGGATTTTTCCGCTGATAACAAAATATTACTTGATACTCAGTACAGGATGCCTGATGTTATTGCAGAGCTTTTGTCGGAATGGTTTTATGAGGGTAAGTACCGTTCATTTAAGAATAAGATCGATGTTAAGACACCTTTCCCTAATTTATTTAATAACCCTTTTGTCCTAATTGATACTTCTACTGCAAAGAATAGATATGAAACCAGGGTTCTAGAGCAGGGCTATTATAATGATTATGAAGCCAATTTGGTGGTGGAAGTTTTGAAGCAGATATTGTCTGAAGCAGGAGAAGCTGATGATGAAGATGAGAGTTATAGAAAGCCGTTAAATGATGTAGGTGTGATAACCCCTTACAAAAAACAGGTTCAGCATATTAGGGACATGGTAATAGAAGCTATACCTGGTATATCTAAGAAGGAAGTAGTGGATCTTGTTGCATCACTTGATAGCTTTCAAGGCCAGGAAAGAAGTGTGATTATCTACAGTTGTACAAGAAGCAGTAAAAAACCTCCCCACGTTCCAAGGATAGGATTTTTGAAAGAGCTTCGGCGTCTTAATGTGGCCCTGTCTAGGTGTCAGGAACAGTTGGTGTTTATTGGAGATTTAGAATTTTTGTCTACATGTGAGTACTTTGAGAAGGATGACTTTGAGCAGCCGCTTGTAGATGAATATGGAAGGCCGCTGCCGGGAACTAGTGAAAAAGAATTTTCCCAGTTTATTAATTTGATGCTTAGTTATGCAGAACAGGGAAAAGCCCAGCGAATTAATAGCAAGGATTTGTAA